Below is a window of Tolypothrix bouteillei VB521301 DNA.
AAAGCACTGCTAGCACCTTAAAAGCGAAAGCAAGCGGGACACTTCGACCCTCTTATCAGTCTTTTAGTCGTTATTCGTCAAGGGATACAACAGGTTGTTTAATTGCCTGTTGTAGAAGATGCTGTACGCAGTTGTTGTAAGGTGCTAAAAATCTCACTGCCAGGTAAATCTACCATCAACCTTTACCTAAATTTACGGGAGTGAGTTTCAATGAGTCAATTTCAAGTTAGAAAAAAGTTACGCAAGGCTTGTTCTAAGGCGAGATATACTATCTTAGCAACATTTGGCATTGAACAAGACCGTGATAATCAAGGTAGTTCAAAACCAAGCATACGCAAAGCTAGTCTAAAAACATTGACATTGTTGAGTATTGGTACACCACTGAGTCTAGGATTAGTAAGTGCTGCTAATGCGGCTGTTGTTAGTAACGGCACTATACAACTAGGTATTAATCCACAAGGACATATCATTGATTCACCTACTCAAATTGGTATAAATTTCTTACCAACTGGTAACGATGGAATTTCTCCTGGATGTGCTTGTGAAGGCTGGGGTATAGCAGATGCGGTTAGTGGTGTCAGTGGTTACGCCAGCATTGACCTTGGTGGAATCAGTAATATTAATGTAGTGGATTTTATTACTGATGGTATTAGAGCCACTTCTGTTGTGAATGTCGGTAGTACTTTTAAAGTTACGCACGACTATGCACCTGTAGCAGAAACAGCCTTTTTGTATAAAGCTGCTGTTACTATTGAGAACATTGGAACAAAGGCTGTTGGAGATTTGCGCTACCGCCGAGTTATGGATTGGGACATTCAGCCAACTGCTTTTAGCGAATTTTCAACTGTAAAGACAAGCGGTGCAACAAATGTCCTCTTTACTAGTGACAATGGATTCGCTAACCCAAATCCATTAAGTGGACCTAGCCAAATTTTATTTACAGGGGAGGCTGTTGATTCTGGTCCCACAGACCATGGGGCTTTATTTGATTTTGGTTTTGGTGAACTAGCTGCCGGAGCAAGCCGTACATTCAATATCTTCTATGGAGCAGCTCCGAACGAAGCGCAAGCCTTAGCCGCACTAGCAGCCGTTGGTGCGGATCGAGTCTACTCATTAGGGCAAGCAAATGTGCCAGGTGGTGCTAGTACTGGTGAACCAAACACCTTTGCATTCGGCTTCGCAGGAGTAGGCGAGCCTCCCAAAGAGGAAGTTCCCGAGCCTCTAACTATACTGGGTTCGTTGGCAGCTGGTAGTATTGGTGTTGCTTTACGCCGCAAGTACCAGCAGCAAAAAGATAACGCAAAAGCATAAGTTGAAAATCTAATACCAATTCTCTAAATGAAAGCAACACATAATTATTAATCGCCGTTAAGCGTAATTATTAGTCTATTTTCATCTGTTGCCCTATTTTAGCGAATTGGTATAACTGCCAAGCAGTTAGGTTTCTTCTAGTTCCCAGGTTCCACCTGAGAATGGTTTTCGTGAATCTCTACCTCTGATTAATCATTCTCCATCTTTGCTAGGGGATGAGAAAGTTAAAAAATTGCTGCTACATCTAGATGAAAACAATTCCTTTGACCTCAGTTCAACAACTAAAATACCCTCAATTATGGTTACTAGGAATAGGAGCATGTTTAATTATAATTCACTTAACTGTAACTTGGAAAGCGGATAATTCTAATCTGTTAAGTAGCTGTATTTTATACTGGATATCCATATCTTCTCTCATCTGGGACAAACACCATACGTTAAATCTAGAAAGTGGAATTTTTTCTAGTTTTTTTAGTCTAGTATTGATTTGCCTGGTACTTTTAAAAAGTGCAACTTTAACAAGTTTTGGTTTGTTCTTATATTTTACACCTTTAATTATTGCCTTCAGTCTTGCTCTCTTAGCTTCCGGCTTTAAAGGATTAAAGCAATATAAAGGAGAATTAATTGCTTTATTTTTTCTAGGTGCATTCAAAATAGTTCCTTCATCGCTGATTGGTACTCTATCTTCTCTCACCGCCAAGTTTGCAGCTTTCATGCTTTGGTATACAGGTTCTCAAGTTGCTCTCTCTGGAGTCATCATTTATCTCCCTACTGGAAGTGTAGAAGTTTTGTCTGGTTGTTCTGGAATAGAACAAATTTTCCAGATGCTGGGCTTATCATTACTTTTTCTGTTAATGTTTCCTCAAAATGGGAAGCAAAAAATCATTACACCTATAGTAGCTGCCTCCCTTGGATTTATTGTGAATGGGATACGGGTTGTCCTGATGGCTATCCTAGTGGCGAAAAACCAACAAGAAGCATTTAAATACTGGCATGAAGGAGATGGTTCTCTAGTTTTTTACATGATTGCTGTCGTGCTTTTCGGGTTATTTTGCTGGTTTTTAATTGGACGAGGTGAATCAAAAACTCAAAACGCTACAGGGGTGAAACAGTGATTATCTGGAAACAACTCCGCACTCCGCTTTTAGCTCTAACTTTTAGTAGCGTTTTACTAGTTATGGTAAAAGTCATCCTGCTTCCTATACGGAAAAGAAAACACTTACCTCCTTTGTTTTTCCAGAAAAAGTACCCTTACCGCAATGGCAATTGAGCAAAAGTCGCTCTTTTCCAAATTCAAAAAAATCTCATCTTGAACTCAAGGCTCAAAAGTATTATCAATATATTCAAAATAATTTACCTCTAGACATTGAAATGAGTTATGTGACAGAGGGAAATGTCCCTGTGTTTCTTAAGAATTTTACTTCTATCTCATCCTCTGCTGTTTTACGTCAGCAAGAAGGGATAGGGTATTACGGTCTTGGGGTTAACCAGAATCGAGCATACTTGAGTGCTTGTATTAACCCATATGGTAATAGTACCTTTACTGAGGAACAATTTAATCAAAATAGATTTCATTATGAAATGCGACCTCAACATATACTTTCTTGGCTGATAGGTCAGAGACAATTACAACATAAGCGCTGTCTTTGGGCGCATTTATCAATTCCATTAAATAATTCTTCTCCTGAAGCTGCTTACGAAGTTTTAGAGAATGTTTGGTTTTCTTGGTATCAATGGTGGCGACCACGCTTTACTCAAGTGTTATTAGATAAATAAGTATATAAAATGACAAATACATCCTAAATTGAAAAGCTTAAAATATAAGTACTGGTAAGTTATAAAGTCTTCCAATTCTAAATCTCTTAGGTTCCTTAACTGTTGTTTATTTTTCTGTTTCATTTGGCTAGGAAAATGACTAAATCAAATAGTGACAAATCTGTTTCTGCTATTCAAGAATTACAACACTTTGCTTTCAGTCAGCAAGGCTCCATGACTATTTTGAGGATGCTTGGCTACGGTTTATTAGTTTTGGCATTGTTTGATATCATTGAAATACTTATTCCACCCAATTTTCTAAATCCAGGATGGGAATTTCAAACTATAGGTACATTGGTTGAGCGAGTTCCTGTTTCTTTAATTGGATTTGTATTGGTATTTTTTGGAGAGTTGCATTCAAGAACGAAGTTAGAAATTTCTATTCTAAAGACATTATCTTGGCTGACTTTATTGTTGGGAGTAATATTTATCCTATTCATTCCTTTAGGAATCATTAATACTGTTCGTCTCAATAACCAAAGTGTTTCTCAGATTACAACTGCATCCAATCAGCAAATTTCTCGTGCAGAAGATTTAGAAAAACAGCTGAATCAGGTCACGCCTGACCAAATTGACAAATTTCTTAAGATTCAAGGTCGTTCTTTAGATAATAAAAAACCTGAAGAAGTGAAAAAACAATTGTTGTCACAAGTATCTCAAGCCAAGCAACAAATAAAGAATCAAGCACAATCGGTTCAATCTCTTCGAGGTCTAAATTTGATTAAGTCTTCTGCTAAATGGAATCTTGGAGCTTTGGTTGCTGCAGTTTTATTTATCAATATTTGGAAAGGGACTGGTTGGGCGAGGAGGTAAAATCGCGTCTAGGAGGCGGAGGGAGCCTCTTAAGGCATTCCCAGGCAGAGCCTGGGAACGAAATGACTAAAAAATGAGTCATAATTCGTAATGATTGTCTTCAATTACGAATTACGAATTACGAATCATGAATTACGCTGTTGCTAATTGTGGAGTTGGACGCTTGCTGTTGCGGATACCTTCAATAGCTTCAGCATAGTCTTTGGCTTTGAAGACTGCGGAACCAGCCACGATCGCATTTGCTCCTGCTTCTAACACTTGCCAAGTATTATTACCCTTCAGCCCCCCATCCACTTCAATCCAGGGGTTGAGACCGCGTTCATCGCAAATTTGACGCAATTTTTGAATTTTGGGAACTACACCAGGAATAAAGCTTTGACCGCCAAAACCAGGGTTGACGCTCATAATCAATATGAGATCGCAAATATCTAGAACATATTCAATGAGTTCTAATGGTGTCGATGGGTTGAGCACAACACCAGCTTGCTTACCTAATTCTTTAATCTGACCGAGAGTACGGTGTAGGTGTGGTGAAGCGTTGTGTTCGCAATGGACTGAAATGATATCAGCGCCTGCTTTGGCAAAGTCTTCTACATATTTTTCTGGTTCCACAATCATTAAGTGGACATCCAGTGGCTTTTTGGTGACAGGACGAATCGCTTCTACAATCAGAGGACCAATCGTGATATTGGGGACGAAGCGACCGTCCATTACGTCTACGTGAATCCAATCTGCACCTGCTTCGTCTACTGCTCGAATTTCTTCTCCCAGACGGCTAAAATCTGCTGATAGGATGGATGGAGAGATTACAATGGGCTTTGTAGATAGGGTTTGGGTCATGGCTAGTGGGTTTTTAAGCGTCCTCGTCTGTCAACATTGTAACAAAAGTTGAGCATTTGTTAATAATTAGAGGTTAGAGGTTAGTGGTGAGTCTAGCCCCCACGGCGGCTTTCCCGCGCCGTCAGGGACTAGCGAATCCGAAGGGTTAGTGGGACTTCTCAACTAACCACTAACGACCAACAACTAACGACTAACCACTAACCAGCAACTATATATTGATTATGGCAAACAAACACACTTGGATAATTTGGGGTTTTGGTGTCTCTTGTTTGAGTGTACCCGTACTAGCTATTGCCTTGGAAAGTCCTTTTGGAACTAACGGTATTGATGCTTTGAAGTTACACAAACCACCGTATAATTTAACAGGGCGCAAGATAGCGATCGGTCAGGTAGAAATCGGGCGTCCCGGTCAATTTGGCTTAGATAAGGCTGTTTCTAAGAATCGCTCTGTATCTCTTGCAGGCGTATTTTTACGGAATGCATTAGCTAAATCAAATACTGGCGTCGATCCGCATGCTTATAATGTAGCCAGTGTTATGGTAAGCAATAATAAAGCTTTGCCCGGTATTGCTCCACAAGCACGTCTCTATTCCTCAGCGGTGGGGTCTGGTAAAAACTTGGGTCAACCAGAAGAATGCATGTCTGCACAACATATCGCAGGACAAAATGGTGGAGATATCCGCGCAATTAATTTTAGCTTTGGCGAACCACTGAACCGCGATTCTCGTCCATCACCTGTTCTTGATGGTAAAGCTCTCTTAACAATGTGCATTGACTGGTCGAGTCGCGTTCACGATACTCTATATATTATTGCAGGTAATCAAGGCAAGGGAGGAATTCCCATCCCTACAGACAACTATAACGGAATGAATGTGGCTTTTTCATCTCGTCGCGGGGGAATTTTTAATAAAGTTGATGTTTCTAATTTAGCGGCTGTGAGCGAAGGGCTAGCTGTTCGACTTGCAGGAAAAGAAATTAATATAGGTCCGCGTCGCGCGATCGCTTTAGTTGCCCCTGGTAATAATATCACCTTGCTTAACCCAGACGGTAAATTTACTAAAGTAACGGGAACGAGTTTTGCAGCTCCTCAAGTAACAGCAACAGTAGCCTTGTTGCAAGAATTGGGCGATCGACAATTGCGAACAAAACGAACAAATTGGAGTGTAGATTCCCGCCGCCATGAAGTGATGAAAGCTGTACTCATGAACTCTGCGGACAAAATCAAAGACATTGGCAACGGGTTATATTTGGGAATGACGCGGACGCTGATTGATAAGCTCAACAAAGACTGGCTTGACTCTGATGCTTACAAAAACCCCAAAATACCTTTAGATGCTCAGATGGGAACAGGTCATTTAAACGCATTTCGAGCATACCAGCAATTCAGTGTCGGTCAATGGAATCCAACACAACCTGTACCTAGTATTGGATGGGATTATCGTACAGTGAATGCACTATCTTACGTAGATTATACAATAGCGAAACCTTTACAACAGGGCAGTTTTGTTGCTATTACCTTAACTTGGGATAGATTGGTAGAACTTAACGATAAAAATAATAACGGTCAATTTGATGCGGGTGATGATTTTCGCGATCGCGGTTTAAACAATCTCGATCTTTATTTAGTGAAAGCAGATGCACCAGAAGGTATTGAGAGTGCAGCTGTTTGTTCCTCCATCAGTGATGTTGATAGTGTAGAGCATATTTTTTGTCCCGTTCCTGCAACAGGTAACTACAAAATTCGCGTTCAGTCCCGTCAAAAAGTTAACGAAGCCACGCAAGCTTACGCCCTAGCTTGGTGGACTGTAGGTGTGAAGTAGAGGGAACAAGGGGACATGGGGGACATGGTATATTTTTCTCCCTTGTCTACCTTGTCTACCCCTCCCCCTTGTCCTCTATCCCCTATTCCCCCCTGTTGCCAAAACTGTAACCATATAATAAACAAGTCACTTGGGATGGCATAGTCAAAACAAAGTCTCAGGAGATTGTGGAGTCAAATGAAGCAAAATAGCAATGCTCGTGAAAATTTTTTGCAAAGACGTTATGGTGTTCGTCTGGGAAGACGTTATGTTCTGACTGCAGCTAGCGTTGTTCTTATGAGTGTTATAGGATGTTCGCAAATTGGTAATAACACGAGCGCATACGCACAAACGAGTTTACCTCCTTCAGAATCTCCCATGTCAAAACAACCCTCGACTCCCGATCCGAAACTCGTTAATGCTAACACAAAGTTTGGCTTTAAACTATTTTCTCAAGTTTTAAATGAACAGAGCGATCGCAATATTTTTGTTTCTCCCTCAAGTGTATCTATTGCTTTAGCTATGACTTATAACGGAGCAAGTGGAACGACTAGAGAAGCAATGATAAAAGCGCTGGAGTTACAGGAGTTGACTTTACAACAAATCAACTCCTCTAACGCGGCGCTGAAGAAAAGTTTGGAAAATGCAGATCCTGAAGTAAAACTGACGATTGCAAATTCGCTTTGGGCTAATAAAGAAGCGAGCCTTGACCGAGAATTTATCCAAAGAAATCAAGATTTTTATACTGCTAGGATAACCAATTTAAACTTTAAAGACAAAAATGCACCTAGTATTATCAATAGCTGGGTTAACGATAGTACTGAAGGCAAAATTAACAAAATTGTAGAAAGAATCGATCCCGATCGCGTGTTGTTTCTTATTAATGCTATTTATTTTAAAGGTCGTTGGTCGGATAAATTTGATAAAGCTCAAACGAGCGATCGCCCATTTTACCTGACATCGGGTCGGCAAAAACAACATCCTATGATGTCACAAAGAGGTGACTATAGGTATTATGAAAATCAGCAATTTCAGGCTGTCAGTTTACCTTATGGTAAAGATGGTAAAGTGAGCTTTTATATTTTTCTTCCCAAACAGAAATCTAGCTTAAAAAGCTTTTATCAAAATTTGAGTGCAGAAAACTGGGAAAATTGGATGACTCAGTTTAGGAAAAGAGAAGGATTTGTGAGCTTGCCTCGCTTTAAAATGGATTATGATATTACCCTGAATAAAGCCCTAACAGCGTTAGGAATGGGCGAGGCTTTTAGTAATAAAGCTAACTTTTCTGCCATGGGGAAAAATCTTAAAATTAGCGAAGTTAAGCATAAAACATTTGTTGAAGTTAATGAAGAAGGCACTGAGGCTGCTGCTGCTACTTCTGTGGGAATAGTGCCATTATCAGCTAAAGTGCCATCGGAAGAACCGTTCAGTATGATTGTCGATCGCCCCTTCTTCTGTACGATTCGGGATAATCGGACAGGAAGTCTTTTGTTTATGGGTTCAATTGTGGAGCCACTTTCTTAGGATTTATCTCACTGCGATTGCTTTGAGAACCTGTAGGAGGCGATTCTGAGACAATGGGTGCAGCTACCTCTACAGAATGGTTACCTGATGATGTCGTTGTACTGTCATTAGCCGTATTTTGTGGTTGAACGCAGATAGTTTCTGTATCGTCCACTTCTTCGGTACTAGTTGCAGGACGCACTGCACTGAGAGCAGTTTTAATAACGACAGCTGTGGGTACTGCCACAATAACACCCAAAAGTCCTCCAATTCTCGCGCCTGTTAACACAGAAATCAGAACCCAGACGGGATTTAAACCAGTAAAACTACCTAAAATTCTAGGAGCAATTAAGTTTTCTAAAATTTGCTGGACAATCACTGCTGCAATGAGTACCCTAGCGCCCATGGAAAAATCTTGTAGGGCCACAATAAGAGTAGTCAGAGCTATCCCCACAGATCCACCAAAAGGAACTAGAGCCATGATACCAATGGTCAAACCAAACAGCAGACCAAACGGTACTTTTAGCCACAAAAAGGTGGGAATCAGGGCTGACGCCATACAAGTTGACGCAATTAATTGAGTAATAAAGAAATTTTGGAAACTCAGGCGGACTGTTTCGGAAAAAGCGTTACGAAATCTCGTAGGTAGCCAGTCTACTAAACTCTGCCACAACTCATCCCCGTGCTGCAAAAGATAGAAGGTCAAAACCATTGTTAAGAGAAAGTCAAGCAAGCTAGTCACTGTTATGACAGCCAGATTTAAAACTTGTCCGGAAATCGCCTGCAATTGTCCCTTGACCCGATCGTTAATTTGTACGACCAAAGCATCAAGGTTAATCGGTAAGCCAAGGCTTTCCGCTTTCTCATTTAACATCATCAACTGCGATCGCCCCGAATCAATCAATTCTGGTATGCGAGCCACCAGTTGCTGGGCTTGAGTTAAAGCCAGTGGGATGAGAGTCACCCCCAAAGCTAATAAAACCGATAAGGCGAGTAAAAACACTAAAACAGCGACTTGTTCTCGCCTAGCGCCGTGACGCTCCATCCAGCTTACGGGATAGTTGAGCAGAAACGCTAGCACTGACGCACCGACTAAAATGACAATCAGAGAGTGAAAGTAATGAAAAATTGCTGAAACTGCCCAACCATTGAGCACGAGTAGTGGAGCGAACAAAGCGATAGCGCTAATTCGCGATATCGGTGAGAGTGTTTGCCACCAGTCGAAGAGCTTGCGTGTCTGCATCTGCCGATTGCGGGATACAACTAAATAATATTATTCTTTTAAGCTTATTATCTCTGACTATACTCCCGCGATCATCCCCCTAACTTAGGATTACACTTAGCATCTTCTCCACCCGTCATTAAGGATATAGGTATTACGGCCTTTTCCTTAAAAAACAAAAATTTGCGATTCTTGGGTGTGGAATGAGGAATTGAGTGCCGACATAGGGAAGAATATTGTCAGTACCTAATACGCAATACCCAATACCCAATACCCGCTCTCAAAGTTTTATGCTCGACCCCCAAACCCCAACCGCCAATCCCCAATCCCCACAGCTACTTCTGTATTTAATTCCAGTCATTGGTTTTTTCCCGTCTCTATGGACTCTCTACCGTCATCAAGGAACTCGGGAACAACTTGCAGTCAGTCGTCTGTCTATAACTTTGGCGTTTACCTGGCTTCTGGGATACTTTTTGTTAACAACGGTTGCGGAAAGTTCAGATTTTTTTGCACTGCGTCTACTGATTCTCAATAGCTTTCTTACCTCTGGATACTTTTTAGTGAGTACTTGGTTGATTGTTCGTGTAGTTAAAGGCAAGTCTCACCGTCTATCTGGATTTAGTGAATTTGCCGAACGATGGTTGGGAAAATACTTGTCTTAAGAACCATAATGAAAAACGTTTTTCGGTGTTTTCACTTAATTTTCGTATTCTTTGACATTTTCTTCAAATCAGCTCTAGGCAATTCAAGTTTTCTATTGCCATACTTCAATAAAACATCTCCGGATTTACTGAAAAGTAGGAGAATTACTGCAATAAGTGTTTTGGTTAACACTCAAGTGGTAAAGTTACCGCTAATAATCAAAAAGAGTTAGTTATTATAAGTCGATTTAGCTGTTTTTTAGAAGACAGCGTATTTTTCACTTTTTATCAGTAAGTGTGAGGAAGTCAGTGACCATTCAAAGAACTTCGGCGCAAGGAAACCACTCAGCACCCCGCCCCGAGCCAAGCGATCGCAATACTCAAAGCCATAAATCCGGGCGCTGGTTGTGGTTTTGGGTTGGAATGAGTGGTATTGCAATGGTGTCAGCAACAGCTGGGGCGTTGTTAGCGGTTTCTTTAACAAGTACGCCTTTAATGCAAACCAACCTCAGCCCAGATGAAGCAGCAGTGTTTGATGCAGATCGCATCTCAGGGAGTGGGCTGCGGTTTTCAGAATTAACCCGCCCTGTCAACATATTGATCATGGGAATGAGCGTACTCCCGCAAGATATTCAGAATCCTCCGAGTGAAAGCCTCAAGCTGCGATATCATCCCCAAGTTAATTCTTTTGATGGGCTAGCTGATGTCATGCTCTTGATCCGATTCGATCCAGAGAAGAAAAAATTAGTCATGCTTTCCATTCCTAGAGATACCCGTACAAAAATAGAAGGACATAGTGCTAGGAAAATCAACGCCACAAATGTTCTTGGTGGACCAGCATTAACTGCCAAAACTGTTAGTAATGTATTGGATGGAGTCGGAATCGATCGCTATATCCGAATTAATGTTTTGGGAGTTGCTAAGTTAATTGATGCCTTGGGTGGAGTCACGGTTTACGTTCCCAAGGATATGAAGTACAAGGATGAATCTCAACACTTATTTATCAATTTAAAAGCAGGAAAACAGCATCTCAATGGTGACCAAGCATTACAACTTTTGCGCTTTCGTCATGACGAAAATGGGGATATTGGTCGCATTCAACGGCAGCAAATGGTAATGAGAGCTTTAATGGATCAATCCCTGACTCCAGCTACTGTCGCGCAATTACCTAAAATTCTGAACGTAGTTAAAGACAATATTGATACTAATTTAACAGTTGAGGAGTTATTAGCACTAGTCGGTTATGGAGTGAGAACAAACCGCTCCAATATGCAAATGATGATGCTACCCGGTCGGTTCAGTCAACTAGGGGAGTTTGAAGCCAGCTACTGGGTACCAGATAAAAAGCGTATCAGTGCTATGATGGCTCAACACTTTGAAGTTAAATCGGAGTTGATTCCTCTGACTAGCGAGCCTAGCTCATTGCGTGTTGCGGTTCAAGACAGTACGGGTAGTCAAAATACCAATCTTCGACCTTTAATTAAGGCACTGCAAAATGCAGGTTACAATAACGTTTACATAGCTAAAAGTTGGGGCGAACCATTGGAAGTGACTCACATTGTCGCCCAACAAGGTGATGGTAACAGTGCTGAATCGATTCGCAATTCTTTAGGATTTGGGGAAGTTCGTGTAGAAAGTACGGGTAACCTCGGTTCTGATATTAGTATTCAAGTGGGGAAAGATTGGGTGGAAAAAATACGCAATTTAGAAAACCCTGTTGCACCTTAATTGTGTGGGTAAGGCAGAGGGCAGATGGCAGATGGCAGATGGCAGCTATGAGAGAAAAGTAAAAGGTAACTCTTTGCCATAAGATCTAAAACCCTTGAATTTATTTATTCTTTAATTTCCTTCTGCATAGCTAGCTAGCTGCCTTCTTAGAGCTTTGCTGCTAACTCCCAAATCCAATCTTGTAAGATTGGATTGACCACTTCAGGAGCTTCGTCTTGCGGACAATGCCCAACCCCTTCTAACGGAATAAACTTTTGGACTTGTGGGTAATTAGCCAATTCTCTACCCAATTCTATGGGTTCCCAAGGGTCGGCTGCTCCCCATAGAATAATTGCAGGGCATGGGAGTTGAGGTAATAGGTCTTCCGGTAAGGGTCCGGTAGAATATGCAGTGAAGGCAAGGAATACTGCGACTGCACCGGGGTCTTGTGCGGGAGCCATTAAAATATCTACGAGTTCTTCTGTCACTACCTCAGAATTAGCATAGGCTTTGAGGAGAATTTGCCGTACTGTTTTTGGTTTGGCAATTTGGTTGAAAAAGAAGTTTCCTATTGGTTGAATCGAGAGTATTTGTTGGAGTAGGGGTGCTCCAAAGCGACGATACCAGGGTAAAGCCATGCGTTTGCGATCGTGTAACAGTCGCAGGGAACAATTGAGCAAAGCAACTCCCAAAACTATTTCTGGATTATCCACTGCTGTTTGCATCACAACAATACAACCAACAGAGTTCCCAACTAAAAATGCTGGTTCGCCCACAACTTCATGGCAAAAATCCGCAATTTGCTGTCCCCAGGTTTCAAAAGTATAAGAAATTTTTTCGCCCGGTTTTGGTTTTGCAGAACTCCCAAAACCAATTAAATCAATCGCAAACACACGGCAATGTTCTGCCAATATAGGTATATTTTTTCGCCAGTGCCACCATGATGCGCCAAAGCCATGTACTAAAACAACAGCAGGTCCGGAGGTTCCCTGGGTTTGATAACAAATGGGAAATCCTTGCCATATCCAAGTTTTTGTTGATGTCAATGCTGAGGTAGAAGCAGAGGAGGTCATGGGAATTGGGTTGTCAGTACAGAGAGGATATGTAGCCGTTTATAGCAGACTTTTCTGTCTTTATTTTGACGCAGTT
It encodes the following:
- a CDS encoding AI-2E family transporter, producing MQTRKLFDWWQTLSPISRISAIALFAPLLVLNGWAVSAIFHYFHSLIVILVGASVLAFLLNYPVSWMERHGARREQVAVLVFLLALSVLLALGVTLIPLALTQAQQLVARIPELIDSGRSQLMMLNEKAESLGLPINLDALVVQINDRVKGQLQAISGQVLNLAVITVTSLLDFLLTMVLTFYLLQHGDELWQSLVDWLPTRFRNAFSETVRLSFQNFFITQLIASTCMASALIPTFLWLKVPFGLLFGLTIGIMALVPFGGSVGIALTTLIVALQDFSMGARVLIAAVIVQQILENLIAPRILGSFTGLNPVWVLISVLTGARIGGLLGVIVAVPTAVVIKTALSAVRPATSTEEVDDTETICVQPQNTANDSTTTSSGNHSVEVAAPIVSESPPTGSQSNRSEINPKKVAPQLNP
- the crtA gene encoding cyanoexosortase A; translation: MKTIPLTSVQQLKYPQLWLLGIGACLIIIHLTVTWKADNSNLLSSCILYWISISSLIWDKHHTLNLESGIFSSFFSLVLICLVLLKSATLTSFGLFLYFTPLIIAFSLALLASGFKGLKQYKGELIALFFLGAFKIVPSSLIGTLSSLTAKFAAFMLWYTGSQVALSGVIIYLPTGSVEVLSGCSGIEQIFQMLGLSLLFLLMFPQNGKQKIITPIVAASLGFIVNGIRVVLMAILVAKNQQEAFKYWHEGDGSLVFYMIAVVLFGLFCWFLIGRGESKTQNATGVKQ
- a CDS encoding cyanoexosortase A system-associated protein, whose protein sequence is MSKSRSFPNSKKSHLELKAQKYYQYIQNNLPLDIEMSYVTEGNVPVFLKNFTSISSSAVLRQQEGIGYYGLGVNQNRAYLSACINPYGNSTFTEEQFNQNRFHYEMRPQHILSWLIGQRQLQHKRCLWAHLSIPLNNSSPEAAYEVLENVWFSWYQWWRPRFTQVLLDK
- a CDS encoding S8 family serine peptidase; translation: MANKHTWIIWGFGVSCLSVPVLAIALESPFGTNGIDALKLHKPPYNLTGRKIAIGQVEIGRPGQFGLDKAVSKNRSVSLAGVFLRNALAKSNTGVDPHAYNVASVMVSNNKALPGIAPQARLYSSAVGSGKNLGQPEECMSAQHIAGQNGGDIRAINFSFGEPLNRDSRPSPVLDGKALLTMCIDWSSRVHDTLYIIAGNQGKGGIPIPTDNYNGMNVAFSSRRGGIFNKVDVSNLAAVSEGLAVRLAGKEINIGPRRAIALVAPGNNITLLNPDGKFTKVTGTSFAAPQVTATVALLQELGDRQLRTKRTNWSVDSRRHEVMKAVLMNSADKIKDIGNGLYLGMTRTLIDKLNKDWLDSDAYKNPKIPLDAQMGTGHLNAFRAYQQFSVGQWNPTQPVPSIGWDYRTVNALSYVDYTIAKPLQQGSFVAITLTWDRLVELNDKNNNGQFDAGDDFRDRGLNNLDLYLVKADAPEGIESAAVCSSISDVDSVEHIFCPVPATGNYKIRVQSRQKVNEATQAYALAWWTVGVK
- a CDS encoding serpin family protein, with protein sequence MKQNSNARENFLQRRYGVRLGRRYVLTAASVVLMSVIGCSQIGNNTSAYAQTSLPPSESPMSKQPSTPDPKLVNANTKFGFKLFSQVLNEQSDRNIFVSPSSVSIALAMTYNGASGTTREAMIKALELQELTLQQINSSNAALKKSLENADPEVKLTIANSLWANKEASLDREFIQRNQDFYTARITNLNFKDKNAPSIINSWVNDSTEGKINKIVERIDPDRVLFLINAIYFKGRWSDKFDKAQTSDRPFYLTSGRQKQHPMMSQRGDYRYYENQQFQAVSLPYGKDGKVSFYIFLPKQKSSLKSFYQNLSAENWENWMTQFRKREGFVSLPRFKMDYDITLNKALTALGMGEAFSNKANFSAMGKNLKISEVKHKTFVEVNEEGTEAAAATSVGIVPLSAKVPSEEPFSMIVDRPFFCTIRDNRTGSLLFMGSIVEPLS
- a CDS encoding HpsJ family protein — protein: MTKSNSDKSVSAIQELQHFAFSQQGSMTILRMLGYGLLVLALFDIIEILIPPNFLNPGWEFQTIGTLVERVPVSLIGFVLVFFGELHSRTKLEISILKTLSWLTLLLGVIFILFIPLGIINTVRLNNQSVSQITTASNQQISRAEDLEKQLNQVTPDQIDKFLKIQGRSLDNKKPEEVKKQLLSQVSQAKQQIKNQAQSVQSLRGLNLIKSSAKWNLGALVAAVLFINIWKGTGWARR
- a CDS encoding PEP-CTERM sorting domain-containing protein; the protein is MSQFQVRKKLRKACSKARYTILATFGIEQDRDNQGSSKPSIRKASLKTLTLLSIGTPLSLGLVSAANAAVVSNGTIQLGINPQGHIIDSPTQIGINFLPTGNDGISPGCACEGWGIADAVSGVSGYASIDLGGISNINVVDFITDGIRATSVVNVGSTFKVTHDYAPVAETAFLYKAAVTIENIGTKAVGDLRYRRVMDWDIQPTAFSEFSTVKTSGATNVLFTSDNGFANPNPLSGPSQILFTGEAVDSGPTDHGALFDFGFGELAAGASRTFNIFYGAAPNEAQALAALAAVGADRVYSLGQANVPGGASTGEPNTFAFGFAGVGEPPKEEVPEPLTILGSLAAGSIGVALRRKYQQQKDNAKA
- the rpe gene encoding ribulose-phosphate 3-epimerase; protein product: MTQTLSTKPIVISPSILSADFSRLGEEIRAVDEAGADWIHVDVMDGRFVPNITIGPLIVEAIRPVTKKPLDVHLMIVEPEKYVEDFAKAGADIISVHCEHNASPHLHRTLGQIKELGKQAGVVLNPSTPLELIEYVLDICDLILIMSVNPGFGGQSFIPGVVPKIQKLRQICDERGLNPWIEVDGGLKGNNTWQVLEAGANAIVAGSAVFKAKDYAEAIEGIRNSKRPTPQLATA